CGAACGGCCGGTCGACCGCGCGCACGAGATGGAACTCGGCGCCGCCCGCGCTGCCGAAGTCGCCGATCTCGGTGTGGTACACGCCGAGCGCGTAGTCGAGATGGTCGACGAGCTCCGGGACGAGGAAGTTGAGGTCGGTGTAGCCCTGCCCGTGCCCGTGCGACGGCATGTTGAGCGGCATCCCGTCGAGCCGCGTCGCGAAGTCGGTCCCGTGGTCGAGGTTGAAGCCGCGCACGAAGTACTGGTTCGCCTTGCCGTCGCCGGAGTGCTGCGTGGCGATGAAGCCGGGCACCGTCTCCAGCAGCTCCGCCTCGCGGGTGATGGGCCGCGCCTGGAGATCCACCCGGCCCACCCGGCCCTCCGACACGCTGCGCGCCGTGCCCACCAGGTCGTCGACGCGGCCGATCACCTTCACGGTGTCGACCGTACGCGGCGGCGACGACTGCGCCGCGAGCGCGGCGGGCAGGAGCAGCGCGGCCACCAGGGGCGAGCGACGCATGGGTGAACGGGAGGAATAGGTGCGCGGCCGACCGTGACGACGGTTCTACGACGGGTCACGGTCGATCGGATCCATACCGGCCGTCGCCGGCGTCGTGCGCACCTCTTGCAGGTGCTCGCGCCCGGACCCGACGCCTCCCGACTCCTCGATGACCGACCCGACTCGCGACTCACGACTCCCGGCGTGGCTGCCCGGCTTCGCGCACGCGCTGCTGCGCATCGTCACGGGCGCGCTCTATATGCAGCACGGGCCGCAGAAGCTCCTCGGCCTGTTCGCCGATCCCGCGCGCCCGTGGACCGGACCGCCGCGGATGTTCTCGCAGTTCTGGATCGCCGGCGTGCTCGAGACGTTCGGCAGCGTGCTGATCATGCTCGGCCTGTTCACGCGGCCGGTGGCGTTCCTGCTCTCGGGCGAGATGGCGGTCGCGTACTTCCAGGTGCACTACCCACGCAGCTTCTGGCCGATCATGAACCGCGGCGAGAACGTCGTGCTGTTCTGCTTCGTGTACTTCTACCTGTTCGCGACAGGTGCCGGGCCGTTCAGCGTGGACGCGTGGCGGCGGCGCGGCCATCGCCCGTGAATTGAATCGCAGAGGACGCAGAGGGCCGCAGAGGGCTGCCTCTTTGTATTGAACCACAGAGGACGCGGAGGACGCAGAGGAGAACCACTTCTTGTTGGGGTTCCTCCGTGTCCTCCGTGTCCTCTGTGGTGAAAAGCAGTTGCCGTTCTCTGCGGCCCTCTGCGGCCCTCTGCGGTTCGATTCGAAGAGCCGCCCTACGCCGCCGCCGGATCCGCGTCGCGCAGCTCGCTCGTGTCGGTCGACGCGCCCGCGCGGCGCGCGCGCCATCGCGCCAGCCGCCGGAAGGCGAGCGCGAGCCCGGTCCACACGAGCACCGTGGCGCCTAACGACGCGAGCCCCGCGATCGTCTGGCCGACGATGCCGAGCACCTCGCCGGTATGCGCGAAGCGGAGGAACGACCGTGCGCGGCGCCCCGGCGACTGCGTCGCGAACGGCTCCCACCGCACCACCCGGCCGCTCGCGCGGTCGACGACGAGCTGACTGCGGCGCTGCGGCTGTCCACCCGTGCCGGCGTCGACGCTGACCGTCACCTGTCGAGCGGCGGGACGCGGGAGCTGGATCTGCATCGTGCGCCATGCGGGCACGCGCGCGGTGCCTAACGCGACGAGCGCGTCGAGCCCCACGCCGCCGCTCGCGGGTTGCGCGGCGGTGGGAGCGGGTCCCGCGCCGCCCGGACCGGCGCTCTGCGCCGGCGGCCGCTCGCCGAACGCGCGGTACACGAGCCGGTTCGCCCACCCGTACGACATCACCACGCCCGACGCCACGATCACGACGAGCGGGACCCACGCCCACAGCCCGATCACGTGGTGCCAGTTGAAGTCGCGCGCCTTCGGCGACAGGCCGCCGCGGAACCATGCGAGCGCGCGGACGTGTCGCCACGTCCACCGCCGCGGGATCCACAGGTAGATCCCGGTGAGCACGAGACCGAGGAAGGCGAGGTTCGACGCGCCGGTGACCGCGCGCGCCACGCGGCGGCCGTCGCCCTCGCGGCCGAGCCAGCGGTGCCAGCTCGTGACGGCGGCGAGCGCGCGCCGCACCCGTGGGGCGCCCTCGCCGAGCACCGCGCCCGTCGGCCGGTCGACGTAGAGCATCACGTCGCGGCCGAACGTGACCGCCACCGGCGCCGTCGGGTCGGCCCGCACGGTGAGCCCACTCGCCGACGCACCACGCACGCGAGTCCGCGCGCGCGCCACGAGCGTGTCGAGCGAAAGCGACGCGGAACCCGTCGCGTCAGGCGCGGCGGCGAGAGCGCGGCGGTCCGCCCACGCCTCGAGCTGCCGCTCGTAGGTGAGCGCGACCCCCGTCGCCGACATGACGAGCACCACCACGCCGGCGACCACGCCGCAGACGAGATGGATCCAGAAGATGACGGGACGAACCATGGTCGATGCGGGGTATGCTGGTGGCGCGAACGTTAACGGCGACGGCCGCGCCGAGTAGGGGGTCGGGGGCGTCCGCGTGTTCACCGTGAGGAAGCCGACGACGTGCTCGCGACCGCGCGCCTCACCGATCGTCTCCGCAGCATGACGTCATGTCGACGGCGATCGGGCGCCTGCGCGGGCTCCGCGTCGCGGCCCCGGCGCCGCGGCGGGCGGTCGCCGACGGCGCGTGACGGAGTCGAGGAGTCCCAGGAGGCCGAGCATGACGAGCAAGATCCTGCGCCGCGCGGTCGCCGCCGGTGCGTTAGGCACCGCCGCGTGCCACACGTTCGTGCTGCGCGAGGCGACCGTCGCGCCCGAGCCGGCGCCGGTCACGCGCGTCGACGTCGCGGGGAGCGACACGACGTACGTGCTGCGCACGAGCGGCTACGCGCTGCTGTCGCGCGACCGCCGGCTGCTGTGGACGCACACGACGCTCGACGACGCCGCGCACCGGTACCGCGCACTGTTCGGCGCCACGCCGCCGGCGATCGCGGTGCGCGTCGACTCGGCGCCGGTCGCGGCGGGCGACGCGTGGAACGGGCTGCCGCTCGTCGCCGTGCGCGTCGCGCCGCCCGACCCGAAGCGGGTGATGCCGGGCGAGGAGTCCGCGCGCGAGGTGCCGCAGGTGGCGGTGCGCGCCGCGCAGACGTGGGTGCGCGCGCTCGGCGTGCCCGCGGGCGCGTGGTGGCTCGAGGTGGGCGCGACACGGCTCGTCGCCGATCCCGCGGCGCGCGTGGCCGCGATCGCGCAGGCGGCCGACGCGGGCGACCGCACGTCGCTCGCCGCGCTGCTCGCCGCGCCGCGGCCGGCCGTCGACGAGATGGTGGCCACGTCGCCCACGCGGTACGACGACGTACGCGCGCGCAACGTCGGCAGCGGCGCGTACGGAGCGTACGGCACCGACGGCAGCGCGCAGCCGCGCGCCGACCGCCTGCCCGTCTACCGCGGCCCCGCGCTGCCGTCGCAGGCGGCGGCGCTGCTGCTCTTCCTGCGCGACCGCGACTCCGCGTTCGTGGCCGAGCTGCCGGCGCGGCTGCGCGCGGGCGCGTCGCTGCCCGAGCTGCTCGCGCGCAGCGACGCGCTGCCGCACACGGTCGACGCGTTCGACGTGGAGTGGCGCAGGTGGCTCAAGGCGCGCGCCGCGGGCAAGGCTACTCGGCCGCCTAACGCGTCACGCGCCCGCTGACGCGCGGGTGGCCCGTCACAGAGCGCGCGCGCCCTCCGCTCTCGCCTCCCACGCGGCGACGTCCACGCCCTTCAGCACCATCCAGAGCGTGAGCGCCAGCCCGCCGAGCGCCATCGGGGCGAGGAACAGCGTCGATGAGTACTGCGGCGCCAGCACGAACGTCATGTTGCGCGCGACGAATCCCGCGCCGCCGAGCATGAGGAGAACACCGAGCGCGCGCGGCAGGAATCCGCAGCGGTAGATCAGCCAGCCGCGCAGCATCGAGGCGATGCCGTAGAGCGCGAGGAAGATCCAGCCGACGCGCGTGAAGATCTTGAGCGACAGCAGCGTGAGCGCGTTCACCTGCTCGGGCGAGAACGGCTGCATGAACGCCGCGCCGCCGACCCAGATCGTCGGGATGAAGTAGAACGCCTCCGCGACGCCGTACAGCGCGGTCGACACGAGCCCGAAGAACGCGGCGGCGAGCGCGATGGGACGCTGCACGGGCCGCAGCAGCACGTAGAACAGCAGCGACAGCGCGACGTCGCAGACCGCTTCCACGAGATACGCCGCGAAGCCGAAGCGGTAGAGCAGTGGCGCGCTCGCGATGCGCTGCGCCGTCGTGGCCGCATCCGTCGAGATGAACTGCGACGGGATGTACAGCTCCCCCAGGTAGCCGAAGATCATCGTGAGCACCATCAGCACGCCGGCGATCCTGGCGTAGCGCCCGATCGACGGCGCGCGCATCATCCTGAGCATGGGGGACCTCCAGGTGGCATCGGCGCTGGGAACCAGGGAGCCCTACGGCCGCCGCTCCCCTAGGTTTCCGAGACGACGCGCGCTCGCGCTCGCGCTGCTCGTCGGGCCGGGCGCGGGTGCGCAGACCCGCGTGCTCGACGCACGGACGCATCACCTGCGCTCCGGCGCGCGCGCCGAGTGGCAGGAGCGCGGCACGCACCCGCATCCGCGGCGGCTCGCGCTCGACTTCCGATCGACGAGCGGCGCCGAGCACACGCTGTCCATCCGGCAGGAGGACGTGAAGCAGCGGTGGGACGTGGTGCTGAACGGCCGCGTCCTCGGCCAGCTGCAGCAGGACGAGAACCCCATCGTCGCGTACTGGCCGCTTCCCGTCGGCGCGCTCCGCGCCGGCACGAACACGTTGCGCGTCGAGCCGGCCGACACGATCGCCGACGACGTGTGGGTGCGCGGCATCACGCTGCTCGACGCGCCGCTGGAGGACGTGCTCTCGCAGGCGTCGGTGGAGGTCGACGTCGTGGACGCGGATGGCGGCGAGCCGCTCCCCGCGCGCGTCACCGTCGTCGACACCGGCGGAGCGCTGCAGACCGTCGGCGGCGCCTCGGCGCGCGGGCGGGCGATCCGGCCGGGGATCGTCTACACCGGCGACGGACGCGCCACGTTCGGGTTGCCGGCCGGCGCGTATCGGATCTTCGCGAGCCGCGGGTTCGAGTACGGAGTGGATTCGGCGCGACTCGTGCTGCGCCGCGGCGACCGCGTCCGTCGGCGGCTCGTCGTTAGGCACGAGGTGCCGACGCCCGGGTGGGTCGCCAGCGACACGCACGTGCACAGCCTCACGTACTCGCGCCACGGCGACGCGACGGCGGAGGAGCGCGTGGTCACGCTCGCCGGCGAGGGCGTGGAGCTGCCCATCGTCACCGAGCACAACGTGCAGGTCGATCTCGACTCGACGGCGAGAGCCGCGGGCGTGCGCGACTTCTTCACGCCGGTGGTGGGGAACGAGGTGACCACGCGCGTGGGGCACTTCAACGTCTGGCCGCTCACGGTTCGCGCGCCCGTCCCGGACTCGCAGGTGCGGAGCTGGGACGCGGCGTTCCGCACCATCGAGGCGACCGGGGCGCACGCCGTCATCCTCAACCACGCGCGCGACATCCACGCGGGGTTCCGGCCGTTCGACCCCGCGCGCCACGTCGCGATCGCCGGCCTCGCGCTCGACGGCTGGGAGCTCCGCGCGAACGCGATGGAGGTGGTGAACTCCGGGGCGCAGCAGACCGACGTGCACCGACTGCTCCTCGACTGGTTCGGGATGCTGAACGCGGGCCACCGCCTGACGCCCGTCGGCGCGAGCGACTCGCACGACGTCGGGCGCTACGTGGTCGGGCAGGCGCGGACGTACATCCGCACGCGCGACGAGGCCCCCGGCCGCATCGACGTCGCGGACGCGGCCGAGCGATTCCGCGACGGCGCGGTGATGGTGAGCTTCGGGCTGCTCGCGGAGTTGACGGTGGCGGATCGATTCGGCCCGGGCGACGTCGTCCCCGCGACGGCGTCGCTCCGCGTCGACGTGCGCGTGCTCGGCCCCGCGTGGACGCGCGCCGACCGCATCACGCTCTACGCGAACGGGCGGCCGATCCGCTCGGCGCGCATCGTCGACCGCGACGCGGCCGGTGTGAAGTGGCGCGGGACGTGGCTGCTCCCCCGCCCCGCGCACGACGTCTTCCTCGTGGCCGTCGCGGAGGGCCCCGGCGAGTTCCTCCCGTTCTGGCCGATCGCGAAGCCGTATCAGCCCGCGGCGGCCGAGTGGAGCCCGCACGTGATCGGGGCGAGCGGCGCGGTGTGGCTCGACGTCGACGGCGACGGACGGCCGACGGACGCACACGCGTATGCCGCCCGCGCGATGGCGGCGTCGAGCGGCGAGATCGGCCCGCTCGTCGACGCGCTCGCCCCGTACGACGACGCGGTCGCCGCACAGGCGGCGGCGCTGCTGCTCGCACGCGGCGTGAGGCCGACGCGGGCCGCGGTGTGGGCGGCGCTTCGTCGGGCGTCGCCGGCGACGCGTCGCGGCTTCGCCGAGTTCGCCGCCGAGTGGCTCGCCTCGCAGCCCGCGCGCGGCGACCCGCATCCGAAGACGGAGTACGACGCGTTC
This DNA window, taken from Gemmatirosa kalamazoonensis, encodes the following:
- a CDS encoding DoxX family protein; translation: MTDPTRDSRLPAWLPGFAHALLRIVTGALYMQHGPQKLLGLFADPARPWTGPPRMFSQFWIAGVLETFGSVLIMLGLFTRPVAFLLSGEMAVAYFQVHYPRSFWPIMNRGENVVLFCFVYFYLFATGAGPFSVDAWRRRGHRP
- a CDS encoding PepSY-associated TM helix domain-containing protein; this translates as MVRPVIFWIHLVCGVVAGVVVLVMSATGVALTYERQLEAWADRRALAAAPDATGSASLSLDTLVARARTRVRGASASGLTVRADPTAPVAVTFGRDVMLYVDRPTGAVLGEGAPRVRRALAAVTSWHRWLGREGDGRRVARAVTGASNLAFLGLVLTGIYLWIPRRWTWRHVRALAWFRGGLSPKARDFNWHHVIGLWAWVPLVVIVASGVVMSYGWANRLVYRAFGERPPAQSAGPGGAGPAPTAAQPASGGVGLDALVALGTARVPAWRTMQIQLPRPAARQVTVSVDAGTGGQPQRRSQLVVDRASGRVVRWEPFATQSPGRRARSFLRFAHTGEVLGIVGQTIAGLASLGATVLVWTGLALAFRRLARWRARRAGASTDTSELRDADPAAA
- a CDS encoding DUF4386 domain-containing protein; translation: MLRMMRAPSIGRYARIAGVLMVLTMIFGYLGELYIPSQFISTDAATTAQRIASAPLLYRFGFAAYLVEAVCDVALSLLFYVLLRPVQRPIALAAAFFGLVSTALYGVAEAFYFIPTIWVGGAAFMQPFSPEQVNALTLLSLKIFTRVGWIFLALYGIASMLRGWLIYRCGFLPRALGVLLMLGGAGFVARNMTFVLAPQYSSTLFLAPMALGGLALTLWMVLKGVDVAAWEARAEGARAL
- a CDS encoding CehA/McbA family metallohydrolase, coding for MGDLQVASALGTREPYGRRSPRFPRRRALALALLVGPGAGAQTRVLDARTHHLRSGARAEWQERGTHPHPRRLALDFRSTSGAEHTLSIRQEDVKQRWDVVLNGRVLGQLQQDENPIVAYWPLPVGALRAGTNTLRVEPADTIADDVWVRGITLLDAPLEDVLSQASVEVDVVDADGGEPLPARVTVVDTGGALQTVGGASARGRAIRPGIVYTGDGRATFGLPAGAYRIFASRGFEYGVDSARLVLRRGDRVRRRLVVRHEVPTPGWVASDTHVHSLTYSRHGDATAEERVVTLAGEGVELPIVTEHNVQVDLDSTARAAGVRDFFTPVVGNEVTTRVGHFNVWPLTVRAPVPDSQVRSWDAAFRTIEATGAHAVILNHARDIHAGFRPFDPARHVAIAGLALDGWELRANAMEVVNSGAQQTDVHRLLLDWFGMLNAGHRLTPVGASDSHDVGRYVVGQARTYIRTRDEAPGRIDVADAAERFRDGAVMVSFGLLAELTVADRFGPGDVVPATASLRVDVRVLGPAWTRADRITLYANGRPIRSARIVDRDAAGVKWRGTWLLPRPAHDVFLVAVAEGPGEFLPFWPIAKPYQPAAAEWSPHVIGASGAVWLDVDGDGRPTDAHAYAARAMAASSGEIGPLVDALAPYDDAVAAQAAALLLARGVRPTRAAVWAALRRASPATRRGFAEFAAEWLASQPARGDPHPKTEYDAFTDSTTRSVSVYAIVDTTLAPPDSFAVELVQRWKGRGTSPPSDAPLELGLGRTSAGGLTVSRALKPSGPGRAAVVFLLDGGRRIRLEQSEYVSNGGERMTFETARYRISTADLRRVAESQELRVRIGERELWIDPGWRRVAAEMVGGRPP